In the genome of Crassaminicella thermophila, the window TTACATATTATCGAATTAATAAATTGACCATTATGAGAGCCTTTGAGCACCACCCAAAATATATAACCTCCTAATTTTAACAATAAGCCACTACAAAGTGGTTTTTGTTTTTATTAGCTAAAATATTATAATAAATAGTATAAAGCTTAATACAATTTGCAATGAAGGGGGATGCAACTATATGTCTTATTGCATATATCTAAGAAAATCTAGAACTGATGTAGAAGCAGAAGCTAAAGGAGAAGGCGAAACGCTAGCAAGACACGAAAAAATTTTACTAGAATTGGCTAAAAAAAGAAAATTAAATATTACTCAAATACATAGAGAAATTGTATCTGGTGAAACGATATCCGCTCGACCTGTCATGCAACAACTTCTTACAGAAGTAGAACAAGGATTCTGGAAAGGCGTACTTGTTATGGAAGTAGAACGTCTTGCACGTGGTGATACAATGGATCAAGGATTGGTCTCACAAACTTTTAAATATTCTAATACAAAAATTATTACACCTATGAAAATTTATGATCCTAGTAACGAATTTGACGAAGAATATTTTGAATTTGGATTATTCATGTCAAGAAGAGAATATAAAACTATAAATAGAAGACTGCAACGTGGAAGAATAGAATCAGTTAAAGAAGGAAAATACCTCGGTACTAAACCTCCTTATGGTTATATTAGAAAGAAGTTAGAGAAGGAAAAGGGTTATACCTTAGAACCGCATCCAGATCAAGCTGATATAGTTAAGTTAATATTTGAACTCTATACAAAAGGAGAACAACAACCAGATAATAGTTTTAAACGATTAGGCGTATCACTTATAGTACGCAAACTTAACAACCTAAAAATTCCACCAATGAAAGGTGATGTTTGGGTTCCTTCTACTATTCGAGATATGTTACGTAACCCGGTATATATAGGTAAAATTCGTTGGAATTGGAGACCTATTCAAAAGAAAATGGTTAATGGGCAAATTAAAAGAAAACGCCCTAGAGCAGAAGATTATATTTTAGTTGACGGTCTTCATGAAGCTATAATTGATATAGATACTTGGAATGCTGCTCAAGAATATATTTCTTCTAACACAGAAAGTCCAGTACCTAATAAACTTAAAATTAAAAATCCACTTTCTGGTATAGTAAAGTGTGGAATGTGTGGCAGAAATATGGTAAGACGTCCTCACGGAAATAAATATCCAGATACTATCATGTGTCCCGTAACTTCATGTAAAAATGTAAGTTCTAAATTAGCTAAAGTAGAAAATTCTCTTTTACTATCTTTAGAAAAATGGTTATACAACTATAAACTTAGAATAACCGATGATATAAATAATAATTCCAAAAGTATTCAAATAGACATTGCTAAAAAAGCTATTAAAAATTTAGATGAAGAAAAGAAAAAACTGGAAAACCAAATGGAAAAACTTCATGATCTATTAGAACAAGAAGTCTATACGGTAGAAAAATTTTTAGAAAGGTCTAAAAATATTTCACAAAGAATTGCCGGAATAGAAGAAAATAGAAAACAATTATTAAACACTATTGCACTTGCAAAGAAAAATAATGAAGGAAGAAAAAATATAATCCCTAAAGTTGAAAAGGTTTTAGAAGTTTATAATTCTATCGAAGATCCAGCAGAAAGAAACGAGCTTCTTAAAGAAGTTATCGAAAAGGCGATATATACGAAAGAAACTGGAGGTAGATGGAGTGGAAAAGAAGATGAATTTACACTTGACCTATATCCTAAATTACCGAAATAACTCATTTTCATTGATAACATAATGGTACCTATTCTTCAGTTCCTATATCTGTAAGTAGTGCCTTTGCTTTTTTAGTAGGCATTTTGTATCTTTGATTTAAATAAGTCAAAGCAGCAGATAATTCTCCATCAGGCCCACCCAACTGAGTCATAACATACTGAGCCATTCTTGGGTCTTTACAAGTTATTTTAACGGGATACTGTAATTTTTTTTCATAGATCCACATATATGTTCCCCCTCTAATATTCTATTTCCCAAGGCCAAGGATCTTCTATCCATCTAAATGGATATTGGCTCGGTGCAGTTCCAAAATTAGATAATGGTCCATACATACATTCATACTGTTTCTTTAAGCCAGCAAGCTGATATGAATATGTGTTATAATCCATCACTGCTTTCTGATCTGTAGGATGAATATCTAAATATAGATTTAAATCTACACAACAATTCTCTAATTCCATAATTTTAAAAAGCAAATCTAATCTATCTTTGTGCATATGTTCTCCCCCTAATCTTTAAACTCCTCGATATCATAATATTCTACAAAATATATTTTGCTACTAATTATGCTAAAAAAATAGACGCAGTTGCGTCTATTTTAAATCATCTTCTTTATCTTTTCGTTCATAAATAATTCTTGACTCATTAGTATATTCATTCAACCTTCGTAAATTTATCC includes:
- a CDS encoding recombinase family protein, encoding MSYCIYLRKSRTDVEAEAKGEGETLARHEKILLELAKKRKLNITQIHREIVSGETISARPVMQQLLTEVEQGFWKGVLVMEVERLARGDTMDQGLVSQTFKYSNTKIITPMKIYDPSNEFDEEYFEFGLFMSRREYKTINRRLQRGRIESVKEGKYLGTKPPYGYIRKKLEKEKGYTLEPHPDQADIVKLIFELYTKGEQQPDNSFKRLGVSLIVRKLNNLKIPPMKGDVWVPSTIRDMLRNPVYIGKIRWNWRPIQKKMVNGQIKRKRPRAEDYILVDGLHEAIIDIDTWNAAQEYISSNTESPVPNKLKIKNPLSGIVKCGMCGRNMVRRPHGNKYPDTIMCPVTSCKNVSSKLAKVENSLLLSLEKWLYNYKLRITDDINNNSKSIQIDIAKKAIKNLDEEKKKLENQMEKLHDLLEQEVYTVEKFLERSKNISQRIAGIEENRKQLLNTIALAKKNNEGRKNIIPKVEKVLEVYNSIEDPAERNELLKEVIEKAIYTKETGGRWSGKEDEFTLDLYPKLPK
- a CDS encoding spore coat protein CotJB, which translates into the protein MHKDRLDLLFKIMELENCCVDLNLYLDIHPTDQKAVMDYNTYSYQLAGLKKQYECMYGPLSNFGTAPSQYPFRWIEDPWPWEIEY